Below is a genomic region from Papio anubis isolate 15944 unplaced genomic scaffold, Panubis1.0 scaffold1072, whole genome shotgun sequence.
accccgtctctactaaaaaaatacaaaaaactagccgggcgaggtggcgggcgcctgtagtcccagctactcgggaggctgaggcaggagaatggcgtaaacccgggaggcggagcttgcagtgagctgagatccggccactgcactccagcctgggcaacagagcgagactccgtctcacaaaaaaaaaaaaaaaaaaaaaaaaaaaaaagaaagggtcttgctctgctgcccaggctggagtgcagtgttgcgatcacagctcactgcagcctggacctcctgtcttaagcaatcctcccaactcagcctcccaggtagccgggaccacaagtgcccaccaccatgttcagctaactttaaaaatttttttgtagatggggtcttgctatgctggccaggctggtctcaaactccaggcctcaagtgatcctcctgccttggcctcccagagtgttaggattacaggcctaacccactgcacccagtcaggaATGAGGTTCTGATAATGTGCAACAATGTggagatgaatcttgaaaacacgATGCTACGGAAAGAAGCCACACACAGGGGCCACATATCGCAGGATTCTAGTCACACAAAATGTCCAGAAGAAGCGAATCCCCAGAGACAGACAGTAGATTAGTGGCTGACAGACGCTAAGAGTGAGGGGAGAATGGGTGTGAGTGCTGACCGACATGGGATTTCCTTCAGGGGAGACGAAAGTGTTCTAGAAGTAGACAGAAACAGAGATTGTCCTCATACTAAATGCCCctgaattgttcacttttaaaaacgttgttatttatttattttttcaagaaagagtcttgctctgtcgcccacactggagtgcagtggcatgatctcggatcactgcaacctctgcctcccgggttcaagcgattcccctgcctcagcctcccaagtaactgggactacaggcacctgccaccatgcctagctaatttttgtagttttagtagagatggggtttcaccatgttggccaggctggtctcgaactcctgacctcaggtgatctgcccacctcagcctcccaaagtactgggattacaagtgtgagccactgcgcccagcctgaactgttcactttaaaatggttaaaatcatCAATTTTGTGCTAcgtttattttaccacaataaagaaaatcattgagCTGGGAGTgacagctcatgcctgtcatccagcactttgggaggctgaggcaggtagatcgtttgtgcctcaggagtttgagatcagcttgggcaccatggcgaaaccccatctctacaaaaaaaaaaatacacaaaaactatctgggtgtggtggtgtgtgtctgtagtcccagctactcagaggctgaggcaggaggatcacctgagcccagggagatggaggctgcagtgagctgtgatcacgccactgcactccagcctgggcaagtgagcgagaccctgtctcaagaaaaccaCTGCTGTGACCGTACACAGAACAGCGCCGGTCACAGGTCCGGTGTGCCACACACAGTACACGGAACAACGCCAGTCACGGGCCCAGTGTGCCACAGTACACGGAACAGCGCCGGTCACGGGCCCAGTGTGCCACAGACATGTGAGTCCCTGACCTGCTCCCACAGGTAGAGGGGATGAGTGAAGGCAAATCATCTTCAGCAGCCTGGAAACACGGGCcttgccaaaaacaaaacatttacaaGGAGCTCCAGCAGGCCACACCTGCAGCTGCTAGGGTTTTCGTGGGAGGGGCGTCCACTCAGCCTCCCCCATCCCTGGGTTCCCCACCCTGAGGGTGCTGATGCTCCTCCTGCTAAGAAGCAGGGTCTGAAATCccacaacacagacacacactcgtGTTCTCCATCCCGCCCTGCCCTGCAAGCTGCCTGGTTCGGGCCTCCCCTGGGAGCCCTGAGGAGAGCAAAGGTGACCCCAATGGTGACGTCAACAAGGACTGATGCGGCTCAGGAAAATCCTTCAGAAGTTGCTGGAAACAAAGGGAGGCGTCCACCCCGAGGAGAGGCAGCAATGTCACCTCAATGGATGACAATGGTGTGACATGTAACTAACATATCACTGGCACTGAGAGCACctcaaaaaaatgctcaacagaggccgggcatggtggctcacgcctgttatcccagcactcgggaggccgaggcgggtggatcacttgaggctaggagttcgagaccagcctggccgacacggtgaaaccccgtctctactaaaaatacaaaaattagccaggcgtggtggcgggcgcctgtaatcccagctacttaggaggctgaggcaggagaatcgctagaacccggaaggcggaggttgcagtgagccgagatcatgccattgcactccagcctgggtaacaacaacaataaagacaacaaaaacaaacaatcaaacaaaacaaacaaacaaaaagctcaaTAGAGGCTCCACAGGTGAGCAAAAAGCAAGCTGCCAAAGCACGCCCACTGGACAAGGTCACTGAAACCCGACCACGGTGGCAGGGCGAGGCTGCACCCAGCACAGGGACAACAGACATCCATGGAAGACCAAAACTGTCTTCAACTGCTTGGGAACGAATCACCAAACTCAGGCCAGCGGCTGCCTCTGGCTTCAACAACACCCATGTTTTATGTCTTAAGTGGGGTGGTAGATGTGTGATTAATTCTTGTCTTAATTTTGTACTGTGAAATAGTGTAAGGCTCACACTAAGTGGCAAAAGCAGTGCAGAGGATTCCTGTGTCCCCTTTGCctgggctggcctcaaactcttgtgttccagcgatcctcccatctcagtctccaagtagctgtgactacaggcgcccagccCAATGATAACATCTTAACGTAACCACAGGACATTGTGTAGCGCTACCCCCTCAAGGCGTTTTTGTCAGAAAGCATTGTAACTATTTTTTCAAGCATTCCATTTGGCCAAATAGCAGAGCACAGGCACCCATCAGTGCCTCGCCAATACGTATGTCTGGCTGCAGGGGGTGGCCGGACCTGGCCTCTCAGGAGCCCAGGGACAgctgggcagggccaggcctCTTGGATCAAACATGTCCACGGGAGCCTCACCTCAATCTTGTCTGTCTTGGCGTCTCCCCAGTAGAGCTTCCCCTCCTGCAGGTCCAGGGCCAGGCCGTTGGGCCACCCAAGGGAGGCATTGACCAGCACACGCCGCTCCTGCCCGTCCAGATTGGCACACTCGATTTTAGGGTTCTCTCCCCAGTCTGTCCAGTACATGAGGCTGGAAAAGAAGCAGAAGTCCATGTCTCCATGCGTCCGTCTGGTCTCTGCGGCATCCCCAGTGCCAAGAGCAAGGCCTGTCCCCGAGTTGGTCCCCATCACATGGCTAAATGTTGGTGTCAGTAAATATCGGCATTGGTAAATGTCTGCATCGGTAAATGTCGGATGTCGGCGCTGGGAAATTTGGTGTCGGTAAATGTCAGTGTTGGTAAATGTCGGTGTCAGTAGATGTAGGTGTCGGTAAACGTGAGTGTCGGTAAATGTCGGTGTCGGTAAATGTCGGTGTCAGTAAATGGTGTCGTAGATGTCGGTGTCAGTAAATGTGAGTGTCGGTAAACATCAGCATCGGTAAATGTTGGCATTGGTAAGCGTGTTGGTAGATGCTGGCGTTGGTAAATGTCGGTGTCAGTAAATGTCAGCGTTGGTCAATGTCGGTGTTTATAAATGTTGGTGTTGGTAGATGCTGGTGTCAGTAAGTGCTGGAGGACTGAGCATGCCAGGGGCAAGCCCAGTGATCAGAGCCTCTGGAGGGTCCCCTGGGACAGGGATGCCCACTGCCACCCTGCGCAGGTTTCACCGCACCAGCCCTTGGACTCTCAGGAGCCAGGAGCTCATCTCCCATTCCGAAGGTCAGTGGACAGAAACGACCCTGCCCAGGGTCTGGGACAGCCTCACGTCTGACTGGTGGACTGGAGGGGAGGAGCTGAGCACCCAGAGGAGGAAGGGGCAGAGCGGAACCTCCTGCACATAGCTGAAGGGCTCCCCTGTGCAACGGACAGGTGACTTGTTCCCTGGGGCCCCCCAAGGAGGGAACCCAGATCCTGGGGTGGTAGCTCAGGGGTGGAGATTCTGGGGTCCCAGGTCACAGCCTCTGCTTTGGCTGTGTCTGACCCAGCCGGCCAGCCCCTCTGCCTCCTGTTTCCAGCTCGGTGCCTCTCCCTGGACCCCACAACCTTACACGTCAGACTGCCAAGCCCATATCCCTGGGATCCTCAGACTCATGAAACCAGGGCTAGGAGGGACCTTGGCATCGGCTTCCCCATCCCTTCCTCTTTCACAGATGGGGACACCGAGGCCCATGGAGGCAGTGACCTGaccaagctcctgacctcagggccAGGTTCCCTTCACTGTGGCTGGCAACCAGTTTTTGTGCCTCCTCCTGCTAAAGCCCCAGGGGGCCCCACTTCCTACCCTCATTCGCCCTCGTCGGGACACAACCCAGCCCTTCAGCCACTGACATGGAGCAGCCCTCGCCCACATGCTGCCGTGCCCCAGGGTCCACAGAGGGCTGCTCGAGCCCTGCCCGCTGCCTGCTGTGCTCCCGCTGCCTGCTGTGCTCCGGCTGCCTGCTGTGCTCCCGCTGCCTGCTGTGCTCCCGCTGCCTGCTGTGCTCCCGCTGCCTGCTGCCTGACATGCTGGCTTCTAGACACCAGTCCACTTGCAGGAAAAGCTCCCTGGCCAGCACGCTCGCAACCCCCAGGGCCAGGCCACGAGCACAGGCTCCACAGCCTGCAAATCCTCTGCCTGCCACTGCCCGATGGGCACCCTGGGCAAGTTCCTTCACCTTCTGAGCTTCAGGTCCCAGGGCCATGAGCCTGGAAACACAGCTGGCTCCCACTAAGTGCTCCATGGAAGGAAGCACTGCTACTGACCTCCCAGCTCCTCTGGGATGTCCCATCGGCACCCCCAGCTCCAGTGCGCCTCCTCCATCAGGGTTTTCCCGTTCAGTGTTCCGGGTTATGAACTCCCGGGAAGGCCCCTGGCTACTACCCTTTGAGCCGCTGGGGCGGGTCTCAGAAAGGCTCCCCTACCGACCGACAAGCTCTCTGCTTTCACAGACTTCTATGCTACAGAGCTGGAGCCACGCTGCCAGGCCCAGCCCCACACCtgccacctcctgctgtgtgaccctgggcaagtccctGAGCCTCCCTGGGCTTCAGTGTCCTCAACTGTACAACTGTACCTACCCCCCTGAATGAAAAGACTGACGATGTGCAAAGTGTTAAAAGAGGCCTGgcttgaccgggcatggtggctcacgcctgtaatcccagcactttgggaggctgaggcaggtgggtcacctgaggtcaggagtttgagaccagactggccaacatggtgaaaccccgtctctaccaaaaatacaaaaattagctgagcacagtggcaggcgcctgtaatcctagctactcaggaggctgaggcaggagaatcacttgagcccagcaggcagaggttgcagtgagctgagatcacgccactgcactccagcctggatgacagagtgagactccatctcaaaaaaaaaaaagaggcctggCCTGTATTGTGGTCAGTGTCACAGAGGCTGCCCTTACTGTCACTACTGTCATCCTGGAAATCACCCAGGTGGACCgttccattctacagatgaggaaactaaagctggGGAACAAAGAGCTCACTCCAGGTCTCCAGGGCTTTCTATGCATGGACCCAGCAGCAGCACTGGACCACTGGGGTGCTTGTTAGAAACCCAAGTCCTCAGCCCCGCCCTGGAGCTCCTGAATCACCACTTTGGGCGGGGGGCCCAGCTGCCagtgttttaacaagctctcctcCGGGTTCTGATGCAAGACAATGCTCCAGAATGACGGGTCCCGGTCAATCTCCCTCTCGCCTGTGCTTGGCCTGGCCCAGGCTCCAGGCCCCAGTCCCCGCCCGTCTTACCCCATCACGGGGTGCAGTGCAATGGCTCGGGGCTCGTCCAGGTCCTCTGATACCAGGATCTTGCGGGAGGTGCCGTTAAGGCGTGTCACCTCGATGCGGTCCGTGCCCGTGTCGGTCCAGTAGAGGTTTCGGGCCACCCAGTCAACTGCGATGCCATCGGGGTCATTGATCTCGGTGTTGACCAGCGTCTGCGCCCCAGACCCATCCAGGTACGCCCTGCGGATGGCCCGCACCTCGTCATCCGTCCAGTAGACGTAGCCCTCCAGCGGGTCGTAGTCGATGGCAATGGCATGCCGGATGTCATCCACCTGCAGCACAATGTCGGTGAAGTCCGGCGTGTCCAGCGAGATCCTCCGTAGGTCTGTCCGCCGGGCCAGCAGCAGCACCTCCTCGGCTCCTGTGGAGACAGGTGCAGTGGGGTCAGGGGTCAAGGGCCTGCAGCAGGCACAAGACTAGGCCTGGGGTGGGCCGGGCAAGGGAAGACTCAGCCAGGCCCCCAGGGCTCTCCTTGCAAAGGCTGGTGATATTAGGTGACACGCACCCAGCCCATGCTACATGGTCACTCGTTCATCCTCATGACAGCTCTGGGAGGCTGGCACTGTTTGTTtccttactttacagatgagaaaactgaggcacagagaggttatgcACCCAGCTGAGAGCCACACAGCCAGGCCATCGGGCTTCAACCACTGGGTGGGAGCTGCCTCACAGTCCCCCTTgtctcctcccagcccctctccTGGCCACAAACCAGCCCCAACCACAAATCCCGCCGGGTACGACCTGCTGGCCATGCTGCTCAGCATGCCCACCTTGCAGGGCAGACCCACTTGTGGGCCACGCTGCTCAGTGTCCCTAGCATGCCCATCTTGCAGGGCAGACCCGCCTGTGGGCCACACTGCTCAGTGTCCCCAGCGTGCCCGCCTTGCAGGGCAGACCCGCCTGTGGGCCACACTGCTCAGTGTCCCCAGCGTGCCCGCCTTGCAGGGCTCACCCTTCTTCCCCAGCTCGATGCCActtcatctctccctcccctccaccaccCGAGGGCAGCTTCAAGCCCCAGGATCACACCAGGGGCTCCTAGGCAGGACCAGATGCACCTGTCAAGTGAATCACCCTCTTTACTCATTGCCCAGATGCTCCCGGGCCACCGAGATGAAGGGAAAGCCTGGTTCTGAGGCCTGAGACCTGGAGGCACTGTCAGGAACACCAAGAGTTAACACAGTTTCGTGACCACTTGACACACCAGGCAACACAGGAGCGAGACGAGAAACATCTCCGGGGCATGCGTTCTGGTCACGGCTCGACCCAGGGCCCTGGCTCCTTGCAGGGGGCTCCACCGTGGCCTCCACACAGCTGGGCCATCGGAACATAGCGATGACCCCCAGTAACTCAGACCTGGTTTCTAAATAGGGTCCCACAGAGAACAGCCAAAGCACTATCCGTGCACTTCCAACTAAGTTTCAGAACCACGCCACGAAACACCCACCCCACAGCCACCTGGGCCTCTGCTGCACCCCGGGGCCAGGCCTGCTGCTGGCGGAGCAGCTTGAGGTCAAGCCCCTCCATGGCACGGGTGGGCAGGGTTCAGAGTGGCACTTAGGCAGGTGGATGAGAGGAGAACCTGGTCCTCTCAGGATGTCCCTGCAGACAGGCTGGACACAGCTGGGGACAGGAGGATGCTCAGGTGATT
It encodes:
- the LOC116272453 gene encoding low-density lipoprotein receptor-related protein 5-like, whose product is MGAGPGRVRNTQTLMTHLESPAPPQTTQPTRRNGVVRWGQICEFPREGRVWQVVGGSAGTAGNISGFEARASGAEEVLLLARRTDLRRISLDTPDFTDIVLQVDDIRHAIAIDYDPLEGYVYWTDDEVRAIRRAYLDGSGAQTLVNTEINDPDGIAVDWVARNLYWTDTGTDRIEVTRLNGTSRKILVSEDLDEPRAIALHPVMGLMYWTDWGENPKIECANLDGQERRVLVNASLGWPNGLALDLQEGKLYWGDAKTDKIEVRLPWTCLIQEAWPCPAVPGLLRGQVRPPPAARHTYWRGTDGCLCSAIWPNGMLEKIVTMLSDKNALRG